The following coding sequences are from one Halomicrobium zhouii window:
- a CDS encoding ferritin-like domain-containing protein, whose product MVRDDPSDADKRAQNDAESIRDYVTTRRRLLAGTAGIGAAMLAGCQGSDSSGTSTEPATAMDTDTPTETPSETETSTAEPLHPDVDVLNYALTLEHLEHAFYRDGLDTFAEDELTNADVLEPFGETVRMEVPDRMATIRDHEQAHVETIVEVVGQLGGDAVGEAAYDFGYETPSEFLAVAKALENTGVAAYKGAAPAVTSNDVLPSALAVHSVEARHASFLNLLTDSSPFPRAFGEAKSMDEVIDIAGDFITTELGDLGGRAGEDPTADRKMEDDNSDVDVLNYALTLEHLEHAFYRDGLEMFADDDITGADVLSEFDDDLRTSVPDRLAVIRDHEKAHVDAIGETVEKLGGTPVEEAAYDFGYETPSEFLAVGKALENTGVAAYAGAAPTVENDGVFEAAAAIHDVEARHASFLNELNTASPFPDAFDGAKTMDEVTEIASRFITSE is encoded by the coding sequence ATGGTGAGAGACGATCCGTCCGACGCCGACAAACGCGCACAGAACGACGCCGAGTCCATTCGGGACTACGTGACGACCCGACGACGCCTGCTCGCCGGGACGGCCGGTATCGGCGCCGCGATGCTCGCCGGCTGCCAGGGGAGCGACAGTAGCGGGACGTCGACGGAGCCCGCGACGGCGATGGACACCGACACCCCGACCGAGACGCCCAGTGAAACCGAGACGTCGACGGCGGAACCGCTCCATCCGGACGTCGACGTCCTGAACTACGCGCTGACGCTCGAACACCTCGAACACGCCTTCTACCGCGACGGCCTCGACACGTTCGCTGAGGACGAACTAACGAACGCCGACGTCCTCGAGCCCTTCGGCGAGACGGTTCGCATGGAGGTGCCGGACCGGATGGCGACCATCCGCGACCACGAGCAGGCTCACGTCGAGACGATCGTCGAGGTCGTCGGACAGCTCGGTGGCGACGCGGTCGGCGAAGCCGCGTACGACTTCGGGTACGAGACGCCCAGCGAGTTCCTTGCCGTCGCGAAGGCGCTCGAGAACACCGGCGTCGCCGCGTACAAGGGGGCAGCACCCGCGGTCACGAGCAACGACGTGTTGCCCTCCGCACTCGCGGTCCACAGCGTGGAGGCCAGGCACGCCAGCTTCCTGAATCTCCTCACCGACTCCTCCCCGTTTCCCAGGGCCTTCGGCGAAGCCAAGTCGATGGACGAAGTGATCGATATCGCCGGGGACTTCATCACCACCGAGCTCGGTGATCTGGGTGGTCGAGCCGGCGAAGATCCCACCGCGGATCGGAAGATGGAGGATGACAACTCCGACGTCGACGTCCTGAACTACGCGCTGACGCTCGAACACCTCGAGCACGCCTTCTACCGAGACGGACTCGAAATGTTCGCGGACGACGATATCACGGGCGCCGACGTGCTCAGTGAGTTCGACGACGACCTCCGGACCTCCGTACCGGACCGCCTCGCGGTGATCCGGGACCACGAGAAAGCGCACGTCGACGCGATCGGGGAGACGGTCGAGAAACTCGGTGGAACGCCCGTCGAAGAGGCGGCGTACGACTTCGGGTACGAGACGCCGAGCGAGTTCCTCGCCGTCGGCAAGGCCCTCGAGAACACCGGCGTCGCCGCGTACGCGGGCGCCGCACCCACCGTCGAGAACGACGGCGTCTTCGAGGCCGCGGCGGCTATTCACGACGTCGAGGCTCGTCACGCGAGCTTCCTGAACGAGTTGAACACGGCGAGCCCCTTCCCCGACGCCTTCGACGGCGCAAAGACGATGGACGAGGTCACCGAGATAGCTAGCCGGTTCATTACGAGCGAGTAA
- a CDS encoding DUF7545 family protein: MASDTVTLTLESEEDTDELELPRELVDMLRESDDETAPEVVGDIAMMGFAQRIHGAAHHAEGEPDQQIADLNDLTMDLFEDRFGATFGELTGHDH; encoded by the coding sequence ATGGCAAGTGATACTGTCACGCTGACGCTCGAATCCGAGGAAGACACCGACGAACTGGAACTCCCGCGCGAACTGGTCGACATGCTCCGGGAGTCCGACGACGAGACGGCCCCCGAGGTCGTCGGCGACATCGCGATGATGGGGTTCGCCCAGCGCATCCACGGCGCGGCCCACCACGCCGAGGGCGAACCGGACCAGCAGATCGCCGACCTGAACGATCTGACGATGGACCTGTTCGAGGACCGGTTCGGCGCGACGTTCGGTGAACTCACGGGCCACGACCACTGA
- a CDS encoding 2,5-diamino-6-(ribosylamino)-4(3H)-pyrimidinone 5'-phosphate reductase encodes MHVVVNAAMSADGKLSTREREQVAISGPDDFDRMDRLRAESDAVMVGVGTVIADDPSLTVDDAARRAGREEAGDPPNPARVVADSRVRTPPDATVLDDRAHTYLLVSQAAPPDFVEQMEDAGATVIATGQDRVELVTALAKLEGDGVDQLMVEGGGELIFSLFEEGLVDELSVYVGSSVIGGRDAPTLADGDGFVDSFPELALSDVERIDDGVLLRWTVA; translated from the coding sequence ATGCACGTCGTCGTCAACGCCGCGATGAGCGCGGACGGGAAGCTCTCGACGCGCGAACGCGAGCAGGTAGCCATCTCCGGTCCCGACGACTTCGACCGGATGGACCGACTGCGAGCCGAGAGCGACGCCGTCATGGTCGGGGTGGGGACAGTCATCGCCGACGACCCGTCGTTGACGGTCGACGACGCAGCCAGGCGCGCTGGGCGAGAGGAGGCGGGCGACCCTCCCAACCCCGCCCGCGTCGTTGCGGACTCGCGTGTCCGGACGCCGCCGGACGCCACCGTCCTCGACGACCGGGCGCACACCTACCTCCTCGTCAGTCAGGCTGCGCCGCCGGACTTCGTCGAGCAGATGGAGGACGCGGGCGCGACGGTGATCGCGACGGGCCAGGACCGGGTGGAACTCGTGACGGCGCTGGCCAAACTCGAGGGCGACGGCGTCGACCAGTTGATGGTCGAGGGCGGCGGGGAACTCATCTTCTCGCTGTTCGAGGAAGGCCTCGTCGACGAGCTCTCGGTGTACGTCGGGTCGTCGGTCATCGGCGGCCGCGACGCGCCGACGCTGGCCGACGGCGACGGCTTCGTCGACTCGTTCCCGGAACTGGCGCTATCTGACGTCGAGCGGATCGACGACGGCGTGTTGCTCCGCTGGACAGTCGCCTGA
- a CDS encoding NAD(P)/FAD-dependent oxidoreductase: MTEDVAEHRELIIAGTGIAGLTAAIYGGRANLDPLVLEGDEPGGQLTLTTDVANYPGFPEGISGPDLVNNMKAQASKFGADLEHGIVVDVDDSDRPFRVEVNDGTVYTCDAFVAASGASARTLGVPGEDELMGYGISTCATCDGAFFRDEDMLVVGGGDAAMEEASFLTKFADTVYVVHRRDEFRAEDYWVERVEDHVEDDDVEILENTELLEVEGSPEDGVDQVVLAEHPEGHPTDKLDHEETETFEFDVGAVFLAIGHTPNTEYLEGTGVELDDEGYIRTKGGDGGDQTATDVEGIFGAGDVVDYHYQQAITAGGMGCKAAIDADQYLENLTGTQAASTESAAEADD, from the coding sequence ATGACCGAGGACGTCGCGGAACACCGAGAGCTCATCATCGCGGGCACGGGCATCGCGGGGCTGACGGCCGCCATCTACGGGGGACGGGCGAACCTCGACCCGCTCGTACTGGAAGGCGACGAACCGGGCGGCCAGCTGACGCTCACGACCGACGTGGCGAACTACCCCGGCTTCCCGGAGGGGATCAGCGGCCCGGACCTGGTCAACAACATGAAAGCGCAGGCCAGCAAGTTCGGGGCCGACCTCGAACACGGGATCGTGGTCGACGTAGACGACAGCGACCGGCCCTTCCGCGTCGAGGTGAACGACGGCACCGTCTACACCTGCGACGCCTTCGTCGCCGCCTCGGGCGCCAGCGCACGCACGCTCGGCGTCCCCGGCGAGGACGAACTGATGGGCTACGGCATCTCGACGTGTGCCACCTGCGACGGCGCGTTCTTCCGCGACGAGGACATGCTGGTCGTCGGCGGCGGCGACGCCGCGATGGAAGAGGCCAGCTTCCTCACCAAGTTCGCCGACACCGTCTACGTCGTCCACCGCCGCGACGAGTTCCGCGCGGAGGACTACTGGGTCGAGCGTGTCGAGGACCACGTCGAAGACGACGACGTCGAGATCCTGGAGAACACCGAACTCCTGGAAGTCGAGGGCTCGCCCGAAGACGGCGTCGACCAGGTCGTCCTCGCGGAACACCCCGAGGGTCACCCCACCGACAAACTCGACCACGAGGAGACGGAGACGTTCGAGTTCGACGTCGGCGCCGTCTTCCTCGCCATCGGCCACACCCCGAACACGGAGTACCTCGAAGGGACCGGCGTGGAACTCGACGACGAGGGGTACATCAGGACGAAGGGTGGCGACGGCGGCGACCAGACCGCCACCGACGTCGAGGGCATCTTCGGCGCGGGCGACGTCGTCGACTACCACTACCAGCAGGCCATCACGGCCGGTGGGATGGGCTGCAAGGCCGCCATCGACGCCGACCAGTACCTCGAGAACCTCACCGGGACGCAGGCGGCGAGTACGGAGTCGGCCGCGGAAGCGGACGACTGA
- a CDS encoding DUF357 domain-containing protein gives MSADLEEKTDRYEGLLAEAVDAAEVAPPEGTPMHDAALECAEMAESYLEDGRHFREDDDPVNALASFSYGHAWLDAGARIGLFDVPRDGHLFTV, from the coding sequence ATGTCCGCCGATCTCGAAGAGAAGACCGACCGGTACGAGGGGTTGCTCGCCGAGGCCGTCGACGCCGCCGAGGTAGCGCCGCCGGAGGGGACGCCGATGCACGACGCCGCTCTGGAGTGCGCGGAGATGGCCGAATCGTACCTCGAAGACGGACGCCACTTCAGGGAGGACGACGACCCGGTCAACGCGCTGGCGTCGTTCTCCTACGGCCACGCGTGGCTCGACGCCGGCGCGCGCATCGGCCTGTTCGACGTCCCGCGCGACGGTCACCTGTTCACAGTCTGA
- a CDS encoding ArsR/SmtB family transcription factor translates to MEAVLWYVLTGTRGGTNRIRLLRALDSRPRNANQLADALDLDYKTIRHHLDVLEDNDIVTDSGDDYGAVYLPTDQTRHHWETVEEIMEAAE, encoded by the coding sequence ATGGAGGCCGTGCTCTGGTACGTGTTGACCGGGACGAGAGGCGGGACGAACCGCATCCGTCTCCTGCGGGCCCTGGATTCCCGCCCCCGGAACGCGAACCAGCTCGCCGACGCGCTCGACCTCGATTACAAGACTATCCGGCACCACCTGGACGTCCTCGAAGACAACGACATCGTCACAGACAGCGGCGACGACTACGGCGCGGTCTACCTGCCGACAGACCAGACGCGCCACCACTGGGAGACGGTCGAGGAGATAATGGAGGCAGCAGAGTAA
- a CDS encoding Single-stranded DNA binding protein, with protein MTLEDHAEELASDLGVDKAEVTRDLENLVNYSVPMDEAKQSLRRKYGDGGAGGGGGGPTSKDIADISPDDGNVTVTARVLTVGQRSIQYQGDEHVIFEGELADESGKISYTAWEDFGLSPGDTIEAGNAGVREWDGRPELNLGESTSLSILDEALDVPYEIGGDSELTDLVPGDRGINVEVTVLEVEEKTIDGRNGETDILSGVFGDESGRLPFTDWDPHPEIEEGASIRIEDVFVREFRGAPSVNVSEFSTVRPLDRSVEASESAQSMRVREAVESGGLFDVELTGNIIDVRDGSGLIERCPDCGRVVQNGQCRSHGAVDGVDDLRTKAILDDGTGTVTVVLDDELTAEVYGGDLEDATEHARDAMNKEVVAERIADRIVGLEYTVRGSLSVDDYGANLDATEFAVTDDDPAERAKAFLAEVGA; from the coding sequence ATGACGCTCGAAGACCATGCCGAGGAGCTCGCCTCCGACCTCGGCGTTGACAAAGCGGAGGTCACACGCGACCTGGAGAACCTGGTGAATTACTCGGTGCCGATGGACGAAGCGAAACAGAGCCTCCGCCGTAAATACGGCGACGGCGGGGCCGGGGGCGGTGGCGGCGGCCCGACGAGCAAGGATATCGCGGATATCTCGCCCGACGACGGCAACGTCACCGTCACGGCGCGGGTGCTCACCGTCGGCCAGCGCTCCATCCAGTACCAGGGCGACGAACACGTGATATTCGAGGGCGAACTCGCGGACGAGTCGGGGAAGATTTCCTACACCGCCTGGGAGGACTTCGGCCTCTCGCCGGGCGACACCATCGAGGCCGGCAACGCCGGCGTCCGGGAGTGGGACGGCCGCCCCGAACTCAACCTCGGCGAGTCGACGTCGCTGTCGATTCTCGACGAGGCCCTCGACGTGCCCTACGAGATCGGTGGCGACAGCGAACTCACCGACCTCGTCCCCGGCGACCGCGGCATCAACGTCGAGGTCACCGTCCTCGAGGTCGAGGAGAAGACCATCGACGGCCGCAACGGCGAGACGGACATCCTCAGCGGCGTCTTCGGCGACGAGAGCGGCCGGCTTCCCTTCACGGACTGGGACCCACATCCCGAGATCGAAGAGGGCGCCTCGATCCGCATCGAGGACGTCTTCGTCCGCGAGTTCCGCGGCGCGCCGTCGGTCAACGTCTCGGAGTTCTCGACCGTCCGACCGCTCGACCGCTCCGTCGAGGCCAGCGAGAGCGCCCAGTCGATGCGCGTCCGCGAGGCCGTCGAGTCCGGCGGCCTGTTCGACGTGGAACTGACGGGCAATATCATCGACGTGCGTGACGGCTCGGGACTCATCGAGCGCTGTCCCGACTGCGGCCGCGTCGTCCAGAACGGCCAGTGTCGCAGCCACGGCGCCGTCGACGGCGTCGACGACCTGCGGACCAAGGCCATCCTCGACGACGGAACCGGGACTGTGACCGTCGTCCTCGACGACGAACTCACTGCAGAGGTGTACGGCGGCGACCTGGAAGACGCGACCGAACACGCCCGCGACGCGATGAACAAGGAAGTCGTCGCCGAGCGTATCGCCGACCGCATCGTCGGCCTGGAGTACACGGTTCGGGGCTCGCTGTCCGTCGACGACTACGGCGCCAACCTCGACGCGACGGAGTTCGCCGTCACAGACGACGACCCGGCCGAGCGTGCGAAGGCCTTCCTCGCGGAGGTGGGCGCATGA
- a CDS encoding MutS-related protein, with the protein MRLEEYWGIGPKTSDLLTEELGIERAVDAIESTDTRALTEAGLSRGRATRILRRATGKEAMDLLATRDTRDVYKELLQMAEEHAVTERAADSIRVLTPLPTQEAMEERLDEVEAACDAWTALDDETQRTVLAAFTKYDGGGGELAAVRTAIALKETGVESGVFAPLAELDADALADAARALAGLRGESDRVGEGADDELDRLREQLGRVEDLAADSMTVVEELQESARRPDEFQDAFVRHVTSESEVDVGRVREATPDQATDAQDFVDAALRSLVQNLRSAVEEREETVAATLEDDLADARKSVDAAVTAVDDVALYVSLARFAVAYDLTRPSFVDDRQVVAIQNATNLFLVEGGLSVQPISYAVGDHELDAGRDLPTGDRVAVLTGANSGGKTTLLETLCQVQLLAQMGLPVPADQAEVSVVDTVVFHRRHASFNAGVLESTLRSVVPPVTSGGRTLMLVDEFEAITEPGSAANLLHGLVTLTVERDALGVFVTHLADDLQPLPDAARTDGIFAEGLSQDLELQVDYQPRFRTVGKSTPEFIVSRLVANAADPTERSGFETLAQAVGEEAVQRTLSDARWTGE; encoded by the coding sequence ATGCGACTGGAGGAGTACTGGGGCATCGGCCCGAAGACGTCCGATCTGCTGACCGAGGAGCTGGGGATAGAGCGGGCCGTCGACGCCATCGAGTCGACGGACACGCGCGCGCTGACCGAGGCCGGCCTCTCACGCGGGCGGGCGACCAGGATCCTCCGGCGGGCGACGGGGAAGGAGGCGATGGATCTCCTGGCGACCCGCGACACCCGCGACGTGTACAAGGAGTTGCTCCAGATGGCCGAGGAGCACGCCGTCACCGAGCGGGCCGCGGACAGTATCCGCGTCCTCACGCCGCTCCCGACCCAGGAGGCGATGGAGGAGCGCCTGGACGAGGTCGAAGCCGCCTGCGACGCGTGGACCGCGCTCGACGACGAAACCCAGCGGACCGTGCTGGCGGCGTTCACCAAGTACGACGGCGGCGGCGGCGAACTCGCGGCCGTCCGGACCGCCATCGCACTGAAGGAAACGGGCGTCGAGTCGGGCGTGTTCGCGCCGCTCGCCGAACTTGACGCCGACGCGCTGGCGGACGCCGCCCGCGCGCTCGCCGGCCTGCGTGGCGAGAGCGACCGGGTCGGTGAGGGCGCCGACGACGAACTCGACCGGCTCCGGGAGCAACTGGGCCGCGTCGAAGACCTGGCAGCGGACTCGATGACCGTGGTCGAGGAGCTCCAGGAGAGCGCCCGCCGCCCGGACGAGTTCCAGGACGCGTTCGTCCGCCACGTCACGTCGGAGAGCGAGGTCGACGTCGGTCGCGTCCGTGAGGCAACGCCGGACCAGGCCACAGACGCGCAGGACTTCGTCGACGCTGCACTCCGCTCGCTCGTCCAGAATCTCCGGTCGGCCGTCGAAGAGCGCGAGGAGACGGTCGCCGCGACGCTGGAAGACGACCTCGCCGACGCGCGCAAATCGGTCGACGCCGCTGTGACGGCGGTCGACGACGTCGCGCTGTACGTCTCGCTGGCCCGTTTCGCCGTCGCCTACGACCTCACGCGGCCGTCGTTCGTCGACGACCGGCAGGTCGTCGCCATCCAAAACGCGACGAACCTGTTCCTCGTCGAGGGCGGCCTGTCGGTCCAGCCCATCAGCTACGCCGTCGGCGACCACGAACTGGACGCGGGCCGGGACCTCCCCACTGGAGACCGCGTCGCCGTCCTCACCGGGGCGAACTCCGGCGGGAAGACGACGCTGCTGGAGACGCTCTGCCAGGTCCAGTTGCTCGCCCAGATGGGGCTGCCCGTCCCCGCCGACCAGGCGGAGGTCAGCGTCGTCGACACCGTCGTCTTCCACCGACGTCACGCGAGTTTCAATGCGGGCGTCCTGGAATCGACGCTCCGCTCCGTCGTCCCGCCAGTGACCAGCGGCGGGCGCACGCTGATGCTCGTCGACGAGTTCGAGGCCATCACCGAGCCGGGCAGCGCCGCGAACCTGCTCCACGGCCTCGTCACGCTCACGGTCGAACGCGACGCGCTGGGCGTGTTCGTCACGCACCTCGCGGACGACCTGCAACCCCTTCCCGACGCGGCCCGCACGGACGGCATCTTCGCCGAGGGGCTGAGCCAGGACCTGGAACTGCAGGTGGACTACCAGCCGCGCTTCCGGACCGTCGGCAAGTCGACGCCGGAGTTCATCGTCTCCCGCCTCGTCGCCAACGCCGCCGACCCGACCGAGCGCTCCGGTTTCGAGACGCTGGCCCAGGCCGTCGGCGAGGAGGCCGTCCAGCGGACCCTCTCCGACGCGCGCTGGACTGGCGAGTGA
- a CDS encoding metallophosphoesterase, giving the protein MGVEPVPDVPAAVAEGDEERLLLIADFHAGIESELRRDGVELASQAESRRERLLGLVAETDPDRLVVLGDLGHEIGQSKGVEREELTDLFAALDVPVTVAKGNHDGDVEELVPEVDADVTITPTDGARIGNIGVVHGHTWPSEDVLSADVVCVGHEHPVVRLEDEVGGRRVERVWLRGELDPITFEAHYDWDLNEAPAIGGDLVVFPAFNDLSSGTWVNVEGQEFLSPFLPEGLTGGEAYMLDGTRLGPYDLV; this is encoded by the coding sequence ATGGGCGTCGAACCGGTCCCCGACGTGCCCGCGGCCGTCGCCGAGGGGGACGAGGAGCGGCTGTTGCTGATAGCCGATTTCCACGCCGGCATCGAGTCGGAGCTCCGGCGCGACGGCGTCGAACTCGCGAGTCAGGCCGAGAGCCGACGGGAGCGCTTGCTCGGACTCGTCGCCGAGACGGACCCGGACCGCCTCGTCGTCCTGGGGGACCTGGGCCACGAGATCGGCCAGTCGAAGGGCGTCGAGCGCGAGGAACTGACCGACCTCTTCGCGGCGCTGGACGTCCCCGTCACGGTCGCGAAAGGGAACCACGACGGCGACGTCGAGGAACTCGTCCCCGAGGTCGACGCCGACGTGACGATCACGCCGACGGACGGCGCGCGAATCGGAAACATCGGCGTCGTCCACGGCCACACATGGCCGAGCGAGGACGTGCTCTCGGCCGACGTGGTCTGCGTCGGCCACGAACACCCCGTCGTCCGCCTGGAAGACGAGGTCGGCGGCCGCCGCGTCGAGCGCGTCTGGCTCCGCGGCGAACTGGATCCAATCACCTTCGAGGCCCACTACGACTGGGACCTAAACGAGGCCCCCGCCATCGGCGGCGACCTGGTCGTCTTCCCGGCGTTCAACGACCTCTCCAGCGGGACGTGGGTCAACGTCGAGGGCCAGGAGTTCCTTTCGCCGTTCCTGCCAGAGGGGCTGACCGGCGGCGAGGCGTACATGCTCGACGGGACGCGGCTAGGGCCCTACGACCTGGTCTAG
- a CDS encoding DEAD/DEAH box helicase: protein MTDGVTAGEAAFTALGEDVRSALSERGFSTPTEPQRLAIPPLASGKDGLVIAPTGTGKTETAMLPVFDQLAREERFGIGALYVTPLRALNRDMRQRLDWWGETLDLRIDVRHGDTTDYQRQKQANDPPDVLVTTPETIQAMLTGSKLRTALADVEHLIIDEVHELAASKRGAQLTVAMERVQELSGPFQRIGLSATVGDPEEVGRFLTGGEDCEIIEVDVGSRLDVNVVQPSVTEADQRLASELVTDAEVASHVRYIADLIEANESVLLFVNTRQTAEALGSRFKELGTNIGVHHGSLSKEARIDVEDAFKDGELDGLLCTSSMELGIDVGHVDHVIQYGSPRQVSRLLQRVGRAGHRRDLVSSGTVVTTHADDTLEGLAITRQAMDGDVEPAGIHDGSLDTVANQVAGLIMDNGEIPAMEAYEIITRAYPFRDLTVDQFEQVVREMGSNRVIWIDEEEDTLEKRQGTWQYFYQNLSMIPDEATYDVEDVASGNQIGTLDEKFVVNFATPGEVFIQRGEMWRITEIDEEEETVTVSPIEDPAGEVPSWVGQEIPVPPDVAREVGELRRVAGGQLQGGASTERVAKDLETRYDAEAPTITAGLEQLEKHEHALPTDEDVVVEMRGREAVVNACFGHKINETLGRTLSALLGQRAGSTVAMEVDPYRIELELPKGISGADAVEILETTDPDHVEAIIELSLKNSDALKFKLAQVAAKFGTLKRWRGKGSTSFGRDRLASALEDTPIYDEAVREVFHEDLAVEATKEVLRDIQDGTVGLETVGDRTPIGLGGKSASRELLSPEHADASVIQTVRERIQDDRVILFCLHCQDWQRTTKVSRVRDQPDCPDCGSTRIAALNPWADEVVSAVKSGDKDEEQEKMTQRAYRSASLVQTHGKKAVIALAARGVGPHNAARIINKLREDEDEFYRDILAQEREYARTKSFWG, encoded by the coding sequence ATGACTGACGGGGTGACGGCGGGGGAGGCGGCCTTCACCGCGCTCGGCGAGGACGTCCGCTCGGCGCTGTCCGAGCGGGGCTTCTCGACGCCGACCGAGCCCCAGCGCCTGGCGATTCCGCCGCTTGCGTCCGGGAAGGACGGCCTCGTCATCGCCCCCACGGGCACCGGGAAGACGGAGACGGCGATGTTGCCTGTCTTCGACCAGCTGGCGAGGGAGGAGCGCTTCGGCATCGGCGCGCTGTACGTCACGCCGCTGCGGGCGCTCAACCGCGACATGCGCCAGCGGCTGGATTGGTGGGGCGAGACGCTCGACCTGCGCATCGACGTGCGCCACGGCGACACCACGGACTACCAGCGCCAGAAACAGGCGAACGACCCGCCGGACGTGCTCGTGACGACGCCGGAGACGATTCAGGCGATGCTGACCGGGTCGAAGCTCCGGACCGCGCTGGCGGACGTCGAGCACCTGATAATCGACGAGGTGCACGAACTGGCCGCCTCCAAGCGCGGGGCGCAGTTGACCGTCGCGATGGAGCGGGTACAGGAACTCAGCGGGCCGTTCCAGCGCATCGGGCTCTCGGCGACGGTGGGCGACCCTGAAGAGGTCGGCAGGTTCCTCACCGGCGGCGAGGACTGCGAGATAATCGAGGTCGACGTGGGCAGTCGGCTGGACGTGAACGTCGTCCAGCCCAGCGTCACCGAGGCGGACCAGCGACTGGCCAGCGAACTGGTGACCGACGCGGAGGTGGCGAGTCACGTCCGCTACATCGCGGACCTCATCGAGGCCAACGAGTCCGTCCTGCTGTTCGTCAACACGCGCCAGACAGCCGAGGCGCTCGGCTCGCGGTTCAAGGAACTGGGAACCAACATCGGCGTCCACCACGGCTCGCTGTCCAAGGAGGCCCGCATCGACGTCGAGGACGCGTTCAAGGACGGCGAACTCGACGGGCTGCTGTGTACCTCCTCGATGGAACTGGGCATCGACGTCGGCCACGTCGACCACGTGATCCAGTACGGCAGCCCCCGGCAGGTGTCGCGCCTGCTCCAGCGAGTCGGGCGGGCGGGCCACCGGCGCGACCTCGTGTCGTCGGGGACCGTCGTCACGACCCACGCCGACGACACGCTGGAGGGGCTGGCCATCACCCGGCAGGCGATGGACGGCGACGTCGAGCCCGCCGGCATCCACGACGGGAGCCTCGACACCGTCGCCAACCAGGTCGCGGGGCTGATCATGGACAACGGCGAGATCCCCGCGATGGAGGCCTACGAGATAATCACCCGGGCCTACCCCTTCCGGGACCTCACCGTCGACCAGTTCGAGCAGGTAGTGCGGGAGATGGGGTCGAACCGGGTGATCTGGATCGACGAGGAGGAAGACACCCTGGAGAAACGCCAGGGCACCTGGCAGTACTTCTACCAGAACCTCTCGATGATCCCCGACGAGGCGACCTACGACGTGGAGGACGTGGCCTCGGGCAACCAGATCGGGACCCTCGACGAGAAGTTCGTGGTCAACTTCGCCACGCCGGGGGAGGTGTTCATCCAGCGCGGCGAGATGTGGAGAATTACGGAGATCGACGAAGAAGAGGAGACGGTGACGGTCTCGCCCATCGAGGATCCGGCCGGCGAGGTTCCCTCCTGGGTCGGCCAGGAGATTCCCGTGCCGCCGGACGTGGCTCGGGAGGTCGGGGAACTTCGTCGGGTGGCGGGGGGCCAGTTGCAGGGCGGCGCCTCGACGGAGCGCGTCGCGAAGGACCTGGAGACTCGCTACGACGCCGAGGCGCCGACCATCACCGCCGGGCTGGAACAACTCGAGAAGCACGAGCACGCGCTGCCGACGGACGAGGACGTCGTCGTCGAGATGCGCGGCCGGGAGGCCGTGGTCAACGCCTGCTTCGGTCACAAGATCAACGAGACCCTGGGTCGCACGCTGTCGGCCCTTTTGGGCCAGCGCGCCGGGTCGACCGTCGCGATGGAAGTCGACCCCTACCGCATCGAACTGGAACTTCCCAAGGGCATCAGCGGCGCCGACGCCGTCGAGATTCTCGAAACTACGGACCCCGACCACGTCGAGGCCATCATCGAACTCAGCCTCAAGAACTCCGATGCGCTGAAGTTCAAGCTCGCGCAGGTCGCGGCCAAGTTCGGGACGCTCAAGCGCTGGCGCGGGAAGGGCTCGACGAGCTTCGGCCGCGACCGGCTGGCGTCGGCGCTCGAAGACACGCCCATCTACGACGAGGCCGTCCGCGAGGTGTTCCACGAGGACCTGGCCGTCGAGGCGACGAAGGAAGTCCTGCGGGACATTCAGGACGGCACCGTCGGGCTGGAGACCGTCGGCGACCGGACGCCCATCGGACTGGGCGGCAAGTCCGCCAGCCGGGAACTCCTCTCGCCCGAGCACGCCGACGCCAGCGTCATCCAGACCGTCCGCGAGCGCATCCAGGACGACCGCGTCATCCTGTTCTGTCTCCACTGCCAGGACTGGCAGCGGACGACGAAGGTGAGCCGGGTGCGCGACCAGCCGGACTGCCCCGACTGTGGCTCCACCCGCATCGCCGCGCTGAACCCCTGGGCCGACGAAGTCGTCTCGGCCGTCAAGTCCGGCGACAAGGACGAGGAACAGGAGAAGATGACCCAGCGGGCGTATCGCTCCGCCTCCCTGGTCCAGACTCACGGGAAGAAAGCCGTCATCGCGCTCGCGGCGAGAGGCGTCGGTCCGCACAACGCCGCCCGGATCATCAACAAGCTCCGCGAGGACGAGGACGAATTCTACCGGGACATCCTCGCCCAGGAACGGGAGTACGCCCGCACCAAGTCCTTCTGGGGCTGA